In Mytilus edulis chromosome 13, xbMytEdul2.2, whole genome shotgun sequence, a single window of DNA contains:
- the LOC139501941 gene encoding zinc finger protein 227-like: protein MKNLTGKQPYKCDECCKEFSSKGNYNIHKKIHTGEKPYKCDICGKGFVQNSNCKVHLRKHTGETPYKCDKCGKVFGHKGNYNIHKNIHTGGKPYKCDICGKEFCQKNIYQIHMRTHTSEKTYKCDVCDKEFGQKGNYNEHMRIHTGEKHFKCVFCDQEFHRESACQIHMRKHTGEQPYRCDVCGKQFRRKRNCLTHMRTHTGEKPYKCDICEKKFGKKDSCLIHMRTHTGEKPYKCDECDKEFSAKSNYNVHMKKHTGEKPYACYICGKEFGQSSSCRTHMITHTGEKPYRCDVCGKAFGHKSNRNKHMKIHTWKDKM from the coding sequence ATGAAAAATCTTACTGGTAAACAACCTTACAAATGTGATGAATGTTGTAAAGAATTTAGTAGCAAAGGCAATTataatatacacaagaaaatccatactggtgaaaaaccttacaaatgtgatatttgtggAAAAGGATTTGTCCAAAACAGTAACTGTAAAGTTCATTTGAGAAAACATACTGGCGAAACACCTTACAAATGTGATAAATGTGGAAAAGTATTTGGTCATAAAGGCAATTATAATATACACAAGAATATCCATACAGGTGGaaaaccttacaaatgtgatatttgtggaaaggaattttgccaaaaaaatatttatcaaattcacatgagaacacatactagCGAAAAAACTTACAAATGTGATGTATGTGATAAGGAATTTGGTCAGAAAGGCAACTATAATGAACACATGAGAATTCATACTGgggaaaaacattttaaatgtgttttttgtgATCAAGAGTTTCACCGAGAAAGCGCCTGTCAAATTCACATGAGAAAGCATACTGGTGAACAACCTTACAGATGTGATGTTTGTGGAAAACAGTTTCGCAGAAAAAGGAATTGTCTAactcacatgagaacacatactggcgaaaaaccttacaaatgtgatatttgtgaaaaaaagtttGGCAAAAAAGATAGTTGTCtaattcacatgagaacacatactggtgaaaaaccttacaaatgtgatGAATGTGATAAAGAATTTAGTGCCAAGAGCAACTATAATGTACACATGAAAAAACATACTGGCGAAAAACCTTACGCATGTTATATTTGTGGAAAAGAATTTGGCCAAAGCAGTTCTTGTCGTACACACATGATAACACATACTGGCGAAAAACCTTACagatgtgatgtatgtggtaaagcaTTTGGTCACAAAAGCAATCGTAATAAACACATGAAAATCCATACTTGGAAAGATAAGATGTGA